From the genome of Antennarius striatus isolate MH-2024 chromosome 19, ASM4005453v1, whole genome shotgun sequence, one region includes:
- the matn3a gene encoding matrilin-3a isoform X2 has product MKPSVGSLMSGAALLLLLSGVRATFHLHGGDPHLMAAQSHAQTRHNGRPPARTLNPAKLDSQCRSRPLDLVFIIDSSRSVRPVEFEKVKTFLADMVDTLDVGTDATRVAVINYASTVKIEFLLKDHSSKMDMKKAISRIEPLATGTMTGLAIKTAVSDAFTEQSGARPRSRNISKVAIIVTDGRPQDQVEEVSAAARASGIEIYAVGVDRADMQSLQLMASLPLDDHVFYVETYGVIEKLTSKFRETLCGLDPCATGHDCEHVCVNSNASYYCKCRNGFTLNVDKKTCSPKEVKVEVVEDPCKCEARLAFQKQAQAAIQQLAAKLADVSGRIDRLENAVGRG; this is encoded by the exons ATGAAGCCGTCGGTCGGGAGCCTGATGTCCGGCGccgcgctgctgctgctgctgtccggTGTCCGGGCCACGTTCCACCTCCACGGGGGGGACCCGCACCTCATGGCCGCGCAGAGCCACGCACAGACCCGACATAACGGCCGACCACCCGCAAGGACCCTGAACCCAGCAA AACTAGACTCTCAGTGCAGGAGCCGTCCCCTGGACCTGGTCTTCATCATCGACAGCTCTCGCAGCGTGCGTCCTGTTGAGTTTGAGAAGGTGAAAACCTTCCTGGCAGACATGGTCGACACGTTGGACGTGGGCACGGACGCCACCAGGGTGGCTGTGATCAACTACGCCAGCACGGTCAAGATTGAGTTCCTGCTCAAAGACCACTCCAGCAAGATGGACATGAAGAAGGCCATCTCCCGCATCGAGCCCCTGGCCACGGGCACCATGACCGGCCTGGCCATCAAGACGGCGGTGAGCGATGCCTTCACCGAGCAATCTGGGGCCCGGCCTCGCTCCAGGAACATCTCCAAGGTGGCCATCATCGTGACAGACGGGAGACCTCAAGACCAGGTGGAGGAAGTCTCGGCCGCGGCCCGGGCATCGGGAATCGAGATCTACGCCGTTGGGGTGGATCGCGCCGACATGCAGTCCCTGCAACTGATGGCCAGCCTGCCTCTGGATGACCACGTCTTCTACGTGGAGACCTATGGCGTGATCGAGAAGCTCACATCCAAGTTCAGGGAGACCCTGTGCG GTCTGGACCCTTGCGCCACGGGACACGATTGCGAACACGTCTGCGTCAACAGCAACGCTTCCTATTACTGCAAGTGCCGGAATGGTTTCACCTTGAACGTGGACAAGAAAACGTGTTCCCCGAAAG aggtgaaggtggaggtggtagaggATCCCTGCAAATGTGAAGCCAGGCTGGCGTTCCAGAAGCAGGCGCAGGCGGCCATCCAGCAGCTAGCGGCCAAG CTCGCCGATGTGTCTGGGAGGATCGATCGTCTGGAGAACGCAGTCGGACGGGGGTAG
- the matn3a gene encoding matrilin-3a isoform X1, translating into MKPSVGSLMSGAALLLLLSGVRATFHLHGGDPHLMAAQSHAQTRHNGRPPARTLNPAIHPRDYTYRGGYHYRYPTPRIPPPGVYPPFPPSPPVTYRRPFLLMPPHYNTFKGPKGPRTHHEHTGASPPVWPRPHGGVKGLFAPNMKAPCPTVPTPPEPVPVPPEPTVPPTQQATAAAPVPVTPAPVTQPVSTQSGPVTPVNAVETGLDPCATGHDCEHVCVNSNASYYCKCRNGFTLNVDKKTCSPKEVKVEVVEDPCKCEARLAFQKQAQAAIQQLAAKLADVSGRIDRLENAVGRG; encoded by the exons ATGAAGCCGTCGGTCGGGAGCCTGATGTCCGGCGccgcgctgctgctgctgctgtccggTGTCCGGGCCACGTTCCACCTCCACGGGGGGGACCCGCACCTCATGGCCGCGCAGAGCCACGCACAGACCCGACATAACGGCCGACCACCCGCAAGGACCCTGAACCCAGCAA TCCACCCACGTGACTACACGTACAGGGGAGGGTATCACTACCGCTACCCGACACCCAGGATCCCCCCACCGGGAGTGTATCCGCCtttccccccctctcctccgGTGACTTACCGCAGACCCTTCCTCCTCATGCCGCCCCATTACAACACATTCAAAGGTCCGAAGGGTCCGCGAACGCACCACGAACACACAGGTGCGTCTCCACCTgtatggccccgcccccacggAGGCGTAAAGGGCCTGTTCGCCCCCAACATGAAAGCTCCATGCCCGACAGTGCCGACACCACCCGAGCCGGTCCCGGTCCCCCCGGAGCCGACTGTGCCGCCGACCCAACAAGCGACCGCCGCCGCGCCGGTTCCGGTGACCCCCGCCCCCGTGACGCAACCGGTCAGTACCCAAAGCGGCCCCGTGACCCCCGTCAATGCTGTGGAGACAG GTCTGGACCCTTGCGCCACGGGACACGATTGCGAACACGTCTGCGTCAACAGCAACGCTTCCTATTACTGCAAGTGCCGGAATGGTTTCACCTTGAACGTGGACAAGAAAACGTGTTCCCCGAAAG aggtgaaggtggaggtggtagaggATCCCTGCAAATGTGAAGCCAGGCTGGCGTTCCAGAAGCAGGCGCAGGCGGCCATCCAGCAGCTAGCGGCCAAG CTCGCCGATGTGTCTGGGAGGATCGATCGTCTGGAGAACGCAGTCGGACGGGGGTAG